The Solidesulfovibrio fructosivorans JJ] region GAGGCGGCGGCGAAAAGCAGCGCCGCGCCCACCGCGGCGGCGACGATGATTTTGATCCGGCGTATCATGGCATCCTCCCGAAAAGTGTGCCGGCGGCGTTTACCGCTTCACGTTGACGGCGGTCTGCAACATGCCGTCGGCGGTGGTGATGGCCTTGGAGTTGGCCTCGTAGGCGCGCTGGCCGACGATCAGTCCGACCATCTCGTCGACGAGCTCCACGTTGGACATTTCGAGGTAGCCCTGGGCCAGGGTGCCGGCGTTCTGGTCGCCGGGCGTCACTTCGTTGGCCGTGCCCGAGGCCTGGGTGGTGGAATAGAGGTTTCTGCCCTCGGCGGTCATCCCTGAGGGGTTGATGAAGGTGTAGAGCGGGATGTCGGTCTCGGCCAGGGTGTCGCCGTTTAAGTCGAGGCAGGAAAGATGGCCGTTTTCGGTGATGGTGATGGTCTTGGTGTCGGTGGGCACGGAAAAGGTCGGCTGGAGCGGATAGCCGCCGGAGCTGACGATGGTGCCGTCCTGGTTGAGCTTGAACGAGCCGGCCCGGGTGTAGAGCTCGCGGCCGTTGACGTCGACCTTGAAGAAGCCCTGGCCCTGGATGGCGATGTCGAGCTGGTTGCCGGTGTTTTGCAGGTCGCCCTGGGTGAAGAACTTGTGCACCGTCGTCGGCTTGACGCCGAGGCCCACCTGCAACCCGGTGGGAATGCGGTTGCCGCCGGTGGTCTCGGTGCCGGCCACCTGGAGCGTCTGGTACATGAGGTCCTCGAACTCGGCCCGACTTTTCTTGAAGCCCACGGTGTTCACGTTGGCCAGGTTGTTGGACATGGTGTCTATCTGCATCTGCATGGCCACCATGCCGGTGGTGGCGGTCCAAAGGGATCGCATCATGGCGTTATTCTCCTCTGATCAGGCGTTACGACTTTTCCGTGCCCATGCGGATGGACTTGGTGTCGAGATCGTTTGTGTTGGTCATGACCTTCTGGTAGGCCTCGTAGGTCCGCTGCGTCTCGATCATGTTGACCATTTCCTCCACAACCTGGACGTTGGGCTTTTCCAGGTAGCCCTGGGCCACCCGGGTTTCGCCATCC contains the following coding sequences:
- the flgG gene encoding flagellar basal-body rod protein FlgG, whose product is MMRSLWTATTGMVAMQMQIDTMSNNLANVNTVGFKKSRAEFEDLMYQTLQVAGTETTGGNRIPTGLQVGLGVKPTTVHKFFTQGDLQNTGNQLDIAIQGQGFFKVDVNGRELYTRAGSFKLNQDGTIVSSGGYPLQPTFSVPTDTKTITITENGHLSCLDLNGDTLAETDIPLYTFINPSGMTAEGRNLYSTTQASGTANEVTPGDQNAGTLAQGYLEMSNVELVDEMVGLIVGQRAYEANSKAITTADGMLQTAVNVKR